A portion of the Granulosicoccus antarcticus IMCC3135 genome contains these proteins:
- a CDS encoding CHASE4 domain-containing protein, translated as MSLNQKVAMIVVLVFALSGAASLVVQQRMIMPSFVSLERDTAEKDIQRVLEGIGRELNQIGPSVSDWASWTDTYQYANGEYPEYVADNLDLDSTMSALEINFMGLFKMDGSVLWNRGWNLDTNSLLDLGALTEGSLSPEHPLMQIASIESDVSGIINTAVAPLLVVAKPILTSDGKGPPAGVFIMGRFFNDAAITRLSEQTRLDVTLGTLSQAVKDSTAINTTGLVHNMPLLEERADEWLGSAQLRDLYGKPILAVQVSTPRHISSQGRSAVNMALLSLLVTGVFTMIVLWLALQRVLLKPLKVLADHAQQVGASDDLHTQLKLNRHDEIGALADNFDQMVENLALARRKIVDQSYRSGVAEMASGVLHNIGNAITPLMVKLENLAGEIRKSPKAEIRQAVTELENTTTPQDRRVDLSRFVELAGVELAELCERGLNDVNRAVSQVGNIRDILSDQERVSRSARVLEPVDVGSLISDAASTLIESGHDTLQVIIDASVSDCGYCSGARAALQQVINNILINAAEAMEAPDQQDGNLRISAMAKECDGKRCISYRFDDDGVGIEAAHWNDIFQRGFSTKNRDGSGYGLHWSANTLQALGGSLHLLQDDDHCGASFEMTLPVATPAGNSANDAETGAVFPATGTGN; from the coding sequence GTGTCACTGAATCAGAAAGTTGCCATGATCGTGGTGCTCGTCTTTGCGCTCTCCGGTGCCGCTAGCCTGGTCGTCCAACAGAGAATGATCATGCCCAGCTTTGTCTCGCTTGAGCGAGACACCGCCGAGAAAGACATTCAACGGGTTCTCGAAGGCATCGGACGTGAGCTCAATCAGATAGGGCCCTCGGTATCGGATTGGGCCTCATGGACCGATACCTATCAGTACGCAAACGGCGAATACCCAGAATACGTAGCCGACAATCTCGATCTGGACAGTACCATGTCCGCTCTTGAGATCAATTTCATGGGCCTGTTCAAAATGGACGGCTCCGTTCTGTGGAATCGAGGCTGGAACCTGGACACAAACTCGCTTCTCGACCTGGGAGCACTGACGGAAGGCTCCCTGTCACCGGAGCATCCCTTGATGCAAATCGCCAGCATTGAGAGTGATGTGTCTGGCATCATCAATACCGCTGTTGCGCCATTGCTGGTGGTGGCAAAGCCCATCTTGACCAGCGACGGTAAGGGGCCACCTGCTGGTGTGTTCATCATGGGACGCTTCTTCAACGATGCGGCGATAACACGCCTCTCAGAACAAACTAGACTCGATGTCACACTCGGTACACTTTCTCAGGCAGTCAAGGACTCCACGGCAATCAACACGACGGGCCTGGTACACAATATGCCATTACTGGAAGAGCGAGCCGATGAGTGGCTGGGCAGTGCACAGCTGCGCGATTTGTATGGCAAGCCTATCCTTGCCGTTCAGGTAAGTACACCGCGCCATATTTCTTCACAGGGCCGTTCGGCGGTCAATATGGCACTACTCTCACTGCTTGTCACCGGCGTGTTCACCATGATCGTATTGTGGCTGGCGCTGCAGCGCGTACTGCTCAAACCACTGAAAGTACTGGCGGATCATGCACAGCAAGTGGGAGCCAGTGACGATCTTCACACCCAGTTGAAACTCAACCGCCATGACGAGATTGGCGCCTTGGCTGATAACTTCGATCAGATGGTGGAAAACCTTGCGCTGGCTCGTCGAAAGATCGTCGATCAATCATACCGTTCCGGCGTTGCCGAAATGGCCAGCGGCGTTTTGCACAATATCGGCAACGCCATTACACCGTTGATGGTAAAGCTTGAAAACCTTGCAGGCGAAATCAGGAAATCGCCCAAAGCTGAAATCAGACAGGCAGTAACAGAACTGGAGAATACGACTACGCCGCAAGATCGCCGAGTCGATTTATCACGCTTTGTAGAGCTTGCCGGTGTGGAACTGGCTGAGCTGTGCGAACGCGGTCTCAACGATGTAAACCGTGCCGTTAGCCAGGTAGGCAATATACGCGATATCCTGAGTGATCAAGAGCGAGTGAGTCGATCGGCACGAGTACTTGAGCCGGTCGATGTCGGCAGTCTGATCAGTGATGCTGCATCCACGCTGATCGAAAGTGGCCATGACACACTGCAGGTTATTATCGATGCCAGTGTCAGCGATTGCGGATACTGCTCAGGTGCCAGAGCTGCATTACAACAAGTGATCAACAACATCCTGATCAATGCTGCAGAGGCGATGGAAGCTCCCGACCAACAGGATGGAAACTTGCGAATCAGTGCTATGGCAAAAGAGTGTGATGGCAAACGCTGCATCAGCTATCGCTTTGATGACGATGGCGTCGGCATTGAGGCGGCACACTGGAACGACATTTTTCAACGCGGCTTCAGCACAAAGAACCGTGATGGTTCCGGATATGGACTGCACTGGAGTGCTAATACGCTACAAGCTTTGGGCGGCTCATTGCACCTGTTACAAGACGATGATCATTGCGGAGCTAGTTTCGAGATGACACTGCCTGTCGCAACTCCGGCTGGTAACAGTGCGAACGATGCAGAAACTGGTGCCGTTTTCCCGGCTACCGGCACGGGAAACTAG
- a CDS encoding EAL domain-containing protein has product MSESEPAVIRVLIADDEPAVLEAYRDILCSPTAPCNAEIGDLRSRLFSASAESIGTVAPAIASHQFELTCVADAVSAVQAVADSIVSGLPFSLVYLDMRMPPGKDGAWAAVEIRKLDERIDIVISTAYSDVDPMALSQKVLPAAKMFYVQKPFHPHEIRQLALAIGEKRQAEDRIWRLAYYDGLTGLPNRELFLKQLHDAIQQSTLKEQSLAVLFLDLNGFKRINDTLGHDAGDDVLRETAKRLNAVLRAGEHPTDSIDSNRVTGTVARLGGDEFTVLIEYLAGPEEAIGVAQRVLETLSQPMIIGEHKLFSIPSIGIASFPGDASDSAGLLKCADMAMYFSKRSLSQEPQHFNETMSKAAVSRLKRENALREALNNDELSLHYQPQLHLISNELIGFEVLLRWHNPYLGEVAPDDFIPIAEENGLIIPIGEWVLRTACLQAKQWIDNGLHLDRIAVNVSIVQFALPDFPKMVQAILTETGLEPEVLELELTESVLMHQVDTAVHTFKQLKIIGVQLAIDDFGTGYSSLNYLKQFPIDRLKIDRSFTSAILSDTNDQAIADAVIAMAGRMNVQVTAEGVESIEQLQFLREAQCDAVQGFHICHPMKVVDAEQYLKALPNRRQDAA; this is encoded by the coding sequence ATGTCAGAGAGTGAGCCTGCTGTGATTCGCGTGTTGATCGCCGATGATGAACCGGCGGTGCTGGAAGCCTACCGGGATATTCTGTGCTCACCTACGGCACCGTGCAATGCCGAGATCGGAGATCTGCGTTCACGCCTGTTCAGTGCCTCCGCCGAAAGCATCGGCACGGTAGCTCCTGCAATAGCCAGCCATCAATTCGAACTCACCTGCGTTGCTGATGCGGTTTCGGCGGTGCAGGCCGTTGCTGACAGTATCGTCTCTGGTCTACCGTTTTCACTCGTGTATCTCGACATGCGAATGCCACCGGGCAAGGATGGCGCCTGGGCCGCCGTGGAGATCCGCAAACTCGATGAGCGCATTGATATAGTCATCTCGACCGCCTATTCGGATGTGGACCCGATGGCATTGTCACAAAAAGTTCTGCCGGCAGCGAAAATGTTCTATGTGCAGAAACCCTTTCATCCACACGAGATTCGCCAGCTGGCTCTGGCGATCGGCGAAAAACGTCAGGCCGAAGATCGGATCTGGCGACTAGCCTACTACGACGGGCTGACCGGATTGCCCAATCGTGAACTTTTTCTGAAACAACTCCATGATGCTATTCAGCAGTCCACTCTAAAAGAACAATCGCTGGCCGTACTCTTCCTTGATCTCAACGGATTCAAGCGAATCAACGACACGCTGGGCCACGATGCCGGCGATGATGTCCTGCGAGAAACCGCAAAACGCTTGAACGCCGTGTTGCGCGCAGGTGAACACCCCACTGACAGCATTGACTCCAATAGAGTAACAGGCACGGTGGCGCGCTTGGGGGGTGATGAATTCACAGTGCTGATTGAATACCTTGCAGGACCTGAAGAAGCCATTGGTGTTGCACAGCGGGTACTCGAGACACTGTCCCAGCCCATGATCATTGGTGAGCATAAACTGTTCTCCATTCCCAGTATCGGCATCGCCAGTTTCCCCGGAGATGCAAGTGATTCTGCCGGTTTGCTCAAATGTGCTGATATGGCGATGTACTTTTCCAAACGATCACTTTCTCAGGAACCACAGCACTTCAACGAGACGATGAGCAAGGCAGCTGTCAGCCGGTTGAAAAGGGAAAATGCCTTGCGCGAGGCATTGAACAACGATGAGCTGAGCTTGCATTATCAACCCCAGTTACATCTGATTTCAAATGAGCTCATCGGATTTGAGGTCTTGCTACGCTGGCATAATCCGTATCTGGGCGAGGTAGCACCCGATGACTTTATCCCGATCGCGGAGGAAAACGGCCTGATCATACCTATCGGTGAGTGGGTCTTGCGTACCGCATGCCTACAGGCAAAACAGTGGATTGACAATGGCTTGCATCTCGACCGCATCGCTGTGAATGTATCGATAGTGCAGTTCGCATTGCCTGATTTTCCAAAAATGGTGCAAGCCATTCTTACTGAAACTGGCTTGGAGCCAGAGGTGCTGGAGCTGGAGCTCACAGAATCGGTATTGATGCATCAGGTCGACACCGCCGTGCACACATTCAAGCAATTGAAAATCATTGGAGTGCAACTGGCCATTGACGACTTTGGTACAGGTTATTCAAGCCTGAACTATTTGAAGCAGTTTCCGATCGATCGACTCAAAATTGACCGATCGTTCACCAGTGCCATTCTGTCAGATACCAATGATCAAGCAATCGCCGATGCCGTGATTGCCATGGCAGGTCGAATGAACGTTCAAGTGACTGCCGAAGGCGTTGAATCGATTGAGCAGTTGCAGTTTCTACGCGAAGCTCAGTGTGATGCGGTCCAGGGTTTCCATATTTGCCACCCCATGAAAGTGGTGGATGCCGAACAATATCTGAAAGCGCTGCCCAACCGACGACAAGACGCGGCCTGA